A genomic segment from Xiphophorus maculatus strain JP 163 A chromosome 6, X_maculatus-5.0-male, whole genome shotgun sequence encodes:
- the LOC102236049 gene encoding mitochondrial import inner membrane translocase subunit TIM44-like: MAASVCRCYELIGRNALALCTRSVVSATWKRDAYRLHRSPAAAAQVRYSSGRKGFLGEFVDNLRQEFSKNQEMKENIKKFREEAKKLEESDALQQARRKYKSIEAETVKTSEVFKKTFGSLSDTVKEGLEEVTRTDIGKKIKEGVEEAARTAMHSAESVSKGGEKLGRISAFKAISQGVESMKKEIDVGDAGPYRAPAQLRMRSDFSFKGADSDSKVFEANEEALGVVLHKDSKWYQQWKDFKDNNVVFNRFFEMKMKYDESDNALIRASRAMTDRVTDFLGGLFSKTEMSEVLTEILKIDPRFDKDTFLKQCEKDIIPNVLEAMVRGELDVLKDWCYEATYRQLAHPIQQAKALGLLFQSKVLDIDNIDLAMGKLMDQGPVLIITFQAQVVMVVRSPKGDVVEGDPEKVMRMMHVWALCRDQEELNPNAAWRLLDISASSTEQIL; the protein is encoded by the exons ATGGCAGCGTCCGTGTGTCGGTGTTACGAG CTGATTGGCAGGAATGCCTTGGCTCTCTGCACACGGTCTGTGGTCTCTGCTACATGGAAAAGAGATGCCTACAGGTTACACAGGAGCCCGGCTGCAGCTGCGCAG GTCCGGTATTCTTCAGGACGGAAAGGTTTTCTGGGGGAGTTTGTTGATAATCTTCGTCAGGAGTTCAGTAAGAACCAGGAGATGAAGGAAAACATCAAGAAGTTCAGGGAAGAGGCCAAGAAGCTGGAAGAGTCCGACGCCCTGCAGCAGGCCCGCAGGAAATAT AAATCTATAGAGGCAGAGACGGTAAAGACTTCTGAGGTGTTTAAGAAGACCTTTGGCTCTCTGTCAGACACTGTCAAAGAG gGTCTAGAGGAGGTGACTCGTACAGATATAGGAAAGAAGATCAAAGAAGGCGTGGAAGAGGCAGCGAGGACAGCCATGCACTCTGCAGAGTCCGTGTCTAAGGGTGGAGAGAAACTGGGCCGGATCAGCGCCTTCAAGGCCATCTCACAG GGCGTTGAGTCCATGAAGAAGGAGATAGACGTCGGAGACGCTGGCCCCTACAGAGCTCCTGCTCAGCTGAGGATGAGAAGTGATTTTTCGTTTAAAGGGGCAGACAGTGACAGCAAAGTGTTTGAGGCCAATGA agAAGCTCTGGGGGTGGTTCTGCATAAGGATTCAAAGTGGTACCAGCAGTGGAAGGACTTCAAGGACAATAATGTGGTCTTTAACC GATTCTTTGAGATGAAGATGAAATATGATGAAAGTGACAATGCTCTCATCAGAGCATCTCGAGCCATGACTGACAGAGTTACTGACTTCTTAG GTGGCCTTTTCTCGAAGACAGAAATGTCAGAAGTGCTGACAGAGATCCTGAAGATAGATCCCAGGTTTGACAAGGACACTTTCCTCAAGCAGTGTGAGAAAGACATCATCCCAAACGTCCTGGAG GCTATGGTCCGTGGAGAGCTGGATGTGCTAAAGGACTGGTGCTATGAAGCT ACATACAGGCAGCTGGCCCATCCCATCCAGCAGGCCAAGGCTCTGGGCCTTCTCTTTCAGTCCAAAGTTCTCGACATTGATAACATAGAT ttGGCGATGGGTAAGCTGATGGACCAGGGCCCGGTGCTGATCATTACCTTCCAGGCTCAGGTCGTCATGGTGGTCCGCAGCCCAAAAGGAGACGTTGTGGAAGGCGATCCG GAGAAAGTGATGAGGATGATGCACGTGTGGGCCCTGTGTCGGGACCAAGAGGAGCTGAACCCCAACGCAGCCTGGAGGTTGTTGGACATCTCCGCCTCCAGCACAGAGCAGATCCTCTAA